In one window of Rhodopseudomonas palustris HaA2 DNA:
- the trhA gene encoding PAQR family membrane homeostasis protein TrhA yields MTIFRIKQIDSHSRIDSRGSVHWNYDRAELIADGVVHVLGLVAGLIAVTALITLTGVFANTSKFVSVTVYAAGLLAMLGLSAAYNLWPVSPRKWVLRRFDHSAIYILIAATYTPIISQIKDQMFALALLAGVWSVALVGILLKLFKPGKFDKLSVGLYLAMGWSGLIAYDHVVETLPNLAMWFLAAGGALYTLGVIFHAWRRLRFQNAIWHAFVLVAAACHYVAVMDLVLAA; encoded by the coding sequence ATGACGATCTTTCGGATCAAGCAAATCGATTCGCATTCCAGGATCGACTCCAGGGGATCGGTTCACTGGAATTACGATCGCGCCGAGCTGATTGCGGATGGCGTGGTCCACGTGCTGGGCCTCGTCGCCGGCCTGATCGCCGTGACCGCGCTGATCACGCTGACCGGAGTGTTCGCGAATACGTCCAAATTCGTCTCGGTCACGGTCTATGCCGCCGGCCTGCTGGCGATGCTGGGTTTGTCGGCGGCGTATAATCTGTGGCCGGTGTCGCCGCGCAAATGGGTGCTGCGGCGGTTCGACCATTCGGCGATCTACATCCTGATCGCCGCAACCTACACACCGATCATCAGCCAGATCAAGGACCAGATGTTCGCGCTGGCGCTGCTCGCCGGCGTCTGGAGCGTCGCGCTGGTCGGCATCCTGCTGAAGCTGTTCAAGCCCGGCAAGTTCGACAAGCTCTCGGTCGGGCTGTATCTGGCGATGGGCTGGAGCGGGCTGATCGCCTATGATCATGTGGTCGAAACGCTGCCCAATCTGGCGATGTGGTTCCTCGCCGCCGGCGGCGCGCTGTACACGCTCGGCGTGATCTTCCACGCCTGGCGCCGGCTGCGATTCCAGAACGCGATCTGGCACGCTTTCGTGCTGGTCGCCGCCGCCTGCCACTATGTGGCGGTGATGGACCTGGTGCTGGCCGCCTAG
- a CDS encoding adenylate/guanylate cyclase domain-containing protein, whose amino-acid sequence MPNPRTITDRTRSTAEPRPRRLGFLRGIGLRQVRMFTGLVLFAYLLSHYLNHALGNVSAEALEAGVMWHLAFWQFLPVAILFYGSVAVHTGLGLWALVQRRQFRWRTVEPLQLLLGLSVPLLIYSHVIGLRLSNVLYDIDKLYPQALYAYWVVWPASRLWLMVAVLLIAWVHGCIGLTIWLRIKPMARRAMPWLLALAVLIPTLALLGFYQGGRDTIRAASAPGWQDANMSVKQLGTLHQQATLDRIGDAFVFGYLGLIGLALIARAARSLNERRGGMIRLTYGTDRSIRVPKGTSVLEASQRYNIPHASACGGRARCSTCRIRVIGDPAELPAPSSREAFVLDSVGAGDDPSIRLACQLRPTHDLAFMPIFPPRNAAAARRMARAMKAGEERYLVSMFVDLRGSTKIAETRLPFDTVFIVNRFLGAVSRAVIACGGRPNQFIGDGVLALFGLEDMPRDACRNAIRAASAIAAAVDELNGFLGHDLPEPIRFGIGIHGGDVILGEIGYRDHMVFTALGDSVNVAARLQDMTKALGCETLLSDELRATAGVAADAWPTQQVEIRGRVEPMQVCPIAQSRDLAAALDPSELTLA is encoded by the coding sequence GTGCCGAACCCGCGAACCATCACCGACCGAACCCGCAGCACCGCCGAACCCCGACCTCGGCGGTTAGGCTTCCTGCGCGGCATCGGGCTGCGCCAGGTGCGGATGTTCACCGGGCTGGTGCTGTTCGCCTATCTGCTCAGCCACTACCTCAATCACGCGCTCGGCAACGTCTCGGCGGAAGCGCTCGAAGCCGGGGTGATGTGGCACCTCGCATTCTGGCAGTTCCTGCCGGTGGCGATCCTGTTTTACGGCTCGGTCGCGGTGCATACCGGACTGGGGTTGTGGGCGCTGGTTCAGCGCCGGCAGTTTCGCTGGCGGACGGTCGAGCCACTGCAGCTCCTGCTCGGCCTCAGCGTGCCGCTGCTGATCTACAGCCATGTGATCGGGCTGCGGCTCAGCAACGTGCTGTACGACATCGACAAGCTGTATCCGCAGGCGCTGTACGCCTACTGGGTGGTCTGGCCGGCCTCCCGGCTGTGGCTGATGGTGGCGGTGCTGCTGATCGCCTGGGTGCACGGCTGCATCGGGCTGACCATCTGGCTGCGGATCAAGCCGATGGCGCGCCGGGCGATGCCGTGGCTGCTCGCGCTTGCGGTGCTGATTCCGACGCTGGCGCTGCTCGGCTTCTATCAGGGCGGCCGCGACACCATCCGCGCCGCGTCCGCGCCGGGCTGGCAGGACGCCAACATGTCGGTGAAGCAGCTCGGCACGCTTCATCAGCAGGCGACGCTCGACCGGATCGGCGACGCGTTCGTGTTCGGCTATCTCGGGCTGATCGGCCTGGCGCTGATCGCCCGCGCCGCGCGCAGCCTGAACGAGCGGCGCGGCGGCATGATCCGCCTCACCTACGGCACCGACCGCAGCATCCGGGTGCCGAAGGGCACCAGCGTGCTGGAGGCGAGCCAGCGCTACAACATTCCGCACGCCAGCGCCTGCGGCGGCCGTGCCCGCTGCTCGACCTGCCGGATCCGCGTGATCGGCGACCCGGCCGAGCTGCCGGCGCCGTCGAGCCGCGAGGCTTTCGTGCTCGACAGCGTCGGCGCCGGCGACGATCCGTCGATCCGCCTCGCCTGCCAGTTGCGGCCGACCCACGACCTCGCTTTCATGCCGATCTTTCCGCCGCGCAACGCGGCCGCGGCACGGCGGATGGCGCGCGCGATGAAAGCCGGCGAGGAGCGCTACCTCGTCAGCATGTTCGTCGATCTGCGCGGCTCGACCAAGATCGCCGAGACGCGACTGCCGTTCGACACCGTGTTCATCGTCAACCGATTCCTCGGCGCGGTGTCGCGCGCCGTGATCGCTTGCGGCGGCCGGCCCAATCAGTTCATCGGCGACGGCGTGCTGGCGCTGTTCGGCCTCGAGGACATGCCGCGCGACGCTTGCCGCAACGCGATCCGCGCCGCCTCGGCGATCGCCGCCGCCGTCGACGAACTCAACGGCTTCCTCGGCCACGATCTCCCCGAACCGATCCGCTTCGGCATCGGCATCCATGGCGGCGACGTCATCCTCGGCGAGATCGGCTATCGCGACCACATGGTGTTCACCGCGCTCGGCGACTCGGTCAACGTCGCGGCACGGCTGCAGGACATGACCAAGGCGCTCGGCTGCGAGACGCTGCTGTCCGACGAACTGCGCGCCACCGCCGGCGTCGCCGCCGACGCCTGGCCGACCCAGCAGGTCGAGATCCGCGGCCGCGTCGAGCCGATGCAGGTCTGCCCGATCGCGCAATCGCGCGACCTCGCCGCAGCGCTGGACCCGAGCGAACTGACGCTCGCCTGA
- a CDS encoding acyl-CoA dehydrogenase family protein, producing the protein MKHHAAAEQDEFHDIRDAVAKLCSQFPGEYWRKLDREMAYPQAFVDALTTAGYLSVLIPEEYGGAGLKLSAAAAILEEIQRAGCNGGGCHAQMYTMGTLLRHGSDEQKAKWLPKVASGELRLQAFGVTEPTSGTDTTSLKTFAKKDDNGDYVVNGQKIWTSRAEYSDLMILLARTTPKDQAAKKTEGLSVFLVDMREARGHGLEIRPIRTMMNHATTEVFFTDLKVPKENLIGEEGKGFRYILSGMNAERILIAAECVGDAKWFIAKASNYAKDRTVFGRPIGQNQGIQFPIAKAYANMRAAELMVKEATRKYEAGMDCGAEANMAKMLAADASFEAANACIQTHGGFGFAEEYDVERKFRETRLYQVAPISTNLILSHLAEHVLGMPRSY; encoded by the coding sequence ATGAAACATCATGCCGCCGCGGAGCAGGACGAATTCCACGACATCCGCGACGCCGTCGCCAAACTGTGTTCGCAGTTCCCCGGCGAATATTGGCGCAAGCTCGACCGCGAGATGGCCTACCCGCAGGCCTTCGTCGACGCGCTGACCACCGCCGGCTATCTGTCGGTGCTGATCCCCGAGGAATACGGCGGCGCCGGGCTGAAGCTGTCGGCCGCGGCGGCGATCCTGGAAGAGATCCAGCGCGCCGGCTGCAACGGCGGCGGCTGCCACGCCCAGATGTACACCATGGGCACGCTGCTGCGGCACGGCTCCGACGAGCAGAAGGCGAAGTGGCTGCCGAAGGTCGCCTCCGGTGAATTGCGGCTGCAGGCGTTCGGCGTCACCGAGCCGACCTCGGGCACCGACACCACCTCGCTGAAGACCTTCGCCAAGAAGGACGACAACGGCGACTACGTCGTCAACGGCCAGAAGATCTGGACCAGCCGCGCCGAATATTCCGATCTGATGATCCTCTTGGCGCGCACCACGCCGAAGGATCAGGCGGCGAAGAAGACCGAGGGCCTGTCGGTGTTCCTGGTCGACATGCGCGAAGCGCGCGGCCATGGGCTGGAGATCCGCCCGATCCGCACCATGATGAACCACGCCACCACCGAAGTGTTCTTCACCGACCTCAAGGTGCCGAAGGAAAATCTGATCGGCGAGGAAGGCAAGGGCTTCCGCTACATCCTCTCCGGCATGAACGCCGAGCGCATCCTGATCGCGGCGGAATGCGTCGGCGACGCCAAATGGTTCATCGCCAAGGCCTCGAACTACGCCAAGGACCGCACGGTGTTCGGCCGGCCGATCGGCCAGAACCAGGGCATCCAGTTTCCGATCGCCAAGGCCTACGCCAACATGCGCGCGGCCGAGCTGATGGTGAAGGAAGCGACGCGGAAGTACGAAGCCGGCATGGATTGCGGCGCCGAGGCCAACATGGCCAAGATGCTCGCCGCTGATGCCTCGTTCGAGGCCGCCAATGCCTGCATTCAAACCCATGGTGGCTTCGGCTTCGCCGAGGAATACGACGTCGAACGCAAATTCCGCGAAACGCGCCTCTATCAGGTCGCGCCGATCTCCACCAACCTGATCCTGTCGCATCTCGCCGAGCACGTGCTCGGCATGCCGCGGTCGTATTGA
- a CDS encoding YcjX family protein → MAFSFSDLVEEAWLSARALKDYSENIFNPTVRLGVTGLSRAGKTVFITALVHGLSRGGRFPIFESMSTGRIAKARLAPQPDDAVPRFGYEGFLATLMEQRDWPSSTVDISELRLVIDYQRKNGAERTLTLDIVDYPGEWLLDLPLLNKSYEKWAAESLALSRQDPRRRVAVDWHAHLATLDPNGRENEQETLTAARLFTTYLRDCRNEQFAMSLLPPGRFLMPGNLAGSPALTFAPLDVPEGGTAPERSLWAMMVRRYEAYKDVVVRPFFRDHFARLDRQIVLADALSAFNAGPEALQDLEAALAGILDCFRVGRASMLSTMFRPRIDRILFAATKADHLHHSSHDRLEAILRKLVERAMQRAEFAGATVDVVALAAVRATREAQVQRGRDRLPSIVGTPIKGEMADGEIFDGETEVATFPGDLPTNLQGLFKGEDTFRGLAAGRHEDADFRFLRFRPPRLDNRDPDGPALPHIRLDRALQFLIGDQLQ, encoded by the coding sequence ATGGCCTTCAGTTTTTCAGATCTGGTCGAGGAAGCGTGGCTGTCGGCGCGGGCGCTGAAGGACTACAGCGAGAATATCTTCAATCCGACGGTCCGGCTCGGCGTCACCGGGCTGTCACGTGCCGGCAAGACGGTGTTCATCACCGCGCTGGTGCACGGCCTGTCGCGCGGCGGGCGGTTTCCGATCTTCGAATCGATGTCGACCGGACGAATCGCCAAGGCCCGGCTGGCGCCGCAGCCCGACGACGCGGTGCCGCGGTTCGGCTATGAGGGCTTTCTCGCCACCCTGATGGAGCAGCGCGACTGGCCGAGTTCGACGGTGGATATCAGCGAATTGCGGCTGGTGATCGACTATCAGCGTAAGAACGGCGCCGAACGCACGCTGACGCTGGACATCGTCGACTACCCCGGCGAATGGCTGCTCGACCTGCCGCTGCTGAACAAGAGCTACGAGAAATGGGCGGCGGAGAGCCTGGCGCTGTCGCGACAGGACCCGCGCCGCCGCGTCGCCGTCGACTGGCATGCGCATCTCGCCACGCTCGATCCGAACGGCCGCGAGAACGAGCAGGAAACGCTGACCGCGGCGCGGCTGTTCACCACCTATCTGCGCGACTGCCGCAACGAGCAGTTCGCGATGAGCCTGCTGCCGCCCGGCCGTTTCCTGATGCCCGGCAACCTCGCCGGCTCGCCGGCGTTGACCTTCGCGCCTCTGGATGTGCCGGAGGGCGGCACCGCGCCGGAGCGCTCGCTGTGGGCGATGATGGTGCGACGCTACGAGGCCTACAAGGACGTGGTGGTGCGGCCGTTCTTCCGCGATCACTTCGCGAGGCTCGACCGCCAGATCGTGCTGGCGGATGCGCTGTCGGCTTTCAACGCCGGCCCCGAGGCACTGCAGGACCTCGAAGCCGCGCTCGCCGGCATTCTCGACTGTTTCCGGGTCGGGCGCGCGTCGATGCTGTCGACGATGTTCCGGCCGCGGATCGACCGCATCCTGTTCGCCGCCACCAAGGCCGACCATCTGCACCATTCCAGCCACGACCGGCTGGAGGCGATCCTGCGCAAGCTGGTCGAGCGGGCGATGCAGCGCGCCGAATTCGCCGGGGCGACCGTCGACGTGGTGGCGCTGGCCGCGGTGCGCGCCACCCGCGAGGCCCAGGTGCAGCGCGGCCGCGACCGGCTGCCGTCGATCGTCGGCACCCCGATCAAGGGCGAAATGGCCGACGGCGAGATCTTCGACGGCGAGACCGAGGTCGCTACCTTCCCCGGCGACCTGCCGACCAATCTGCAGGGGCTGTTCAAGGGCGAGGACACGTTTCGCGGCCTCGCCGCGGGCCGCCACGAGGACGCCGATTTTCGCTTCCTGCGCTTCCGGCCGCCACGGCTCGACAATCGCGATCCGGACGGCCCGGCACTGCCTCACATCCGCCTCGACCGCGCGCTCCAGTTCCTGATCGGAGATCAACTGCAATGA
- a CDS encoding CaiB/BaiF CoA transferase family protein, which yields MLPLEGLTVIAVEQAVAAPFCSSRLADAGAHVIKIERPEGDFARGYDHAAKGQSSYFVWLNRGKDSAVVDLATKEGRDELERLIASADVLLQNLKPGSMDKLGFTRERLRADYPKLIICTISGYGDDGPYAHRKAYDLLIQAESGLASITGGPESASRVGMSIVDVATGATAHAAILEALIGRGRTGQGADIRISMFDVMADWLTVPLLNAEAGNPPKRLGLAHPSIAPYGVFTSKDGKDILISIQSEREWKKLCSDVLRQPDLATDPRLCSGVERVKNRAYTDKIVADIFGSLTRDDLLEHLASADIAFAEVNTMEDLSQHPHLRRIEVDTPNGKVTYPAPAAIVVGDDRRYGAVPGIGDKRK from the coding sequence ATGCTCCCGCTCGAAGGACTGACCGTCATCGCCGTCGAACAGGCGGTCGCCGCCCCGTTCTGCAGTTCGCGGCTGGCCGATGCCGGCGCCCATGTCATCAAGATCGAACGCCCCGAGGGCGATTTCGCGCGCGGCTATGACCACGCCGCCAAGGGCCAGAGCAGCTACTTCGTCTGGCTCAACCGCGGCAAGGACTCCGCCGTGGTCGATCTTGCGACCAAGGAAGGCCGCGACGAACTCGAAAGGCTGATCGCCTCGGCCGACGTGCTGCTGCAGAATCTGAAGCCCGGCTCGATGGACAAGCTCGGCTTCACCCGCGAGCGGCTGCGCGCCGACTATCCGAAGCTGATCATCTGCACCATCTCCGGCTATGGCGACGACGGGCCTTACGCGCATCGCAAGGCCTATGATCTGTTGATCCAGGCCGAAAGCGGCCTCGCCTCGATCACCGGCGGCCCGGAAAGCGCCTCGCGCGTCGGCATGTCGATCGTCGACGTCGCCACCGGCGCCACCGCGCACGCGGCGATCCTCGAAGCGCTGATCGGCCGCGGCCGCACCGGCCAGGGCGCCGACATCCGGATCTCGATGTTCGACGTGATGGCCGACTGGCTGACCGTGCCGCTGCTCAACGCCGAGGCCGGCAATCCGCCGAAACGGCTCGGGCTGGCGCATCCGTCGATCGCGCCCTATGGCGTGTTCACCTCCAAGGACGGCAAGGACATCCTGATCTCGATCCAGAGCGAGCGGGAGTGGAAAAAACTCTGCTCGGACGTGCTGCGCCAGCCGGATCTCGCGACCGATCCGCGGCTGTGCAGCGGCGTCGAGCGGGTGAAGAACCGCGCCTACACCGACAAGATCGTCGCCGACATCTTCGGCTCGCTGACCCGCGACGATCTGCTCGAACATCTCGCCAGCGCCGACATCGCCTTCGCCGAGGTCAACACGATGGAAGATCTGTCGCAGCATCCGCATCTGCGCCGGATCGAGGTCGACACCCCGAACGGCAAGGTGACCTATCCGGCGCCGGCCGCGATCGTGGTCGGCGACGACCGCCGGTACGGCGCCGTGCCGGGCATCGGCGACAAGCGCAAGTAA
- a CDS encoding YcjF family protein produces the protein MTERVPPRRPATFKLTDPSVVLIDSDESGSSRPAAQASATASSTASAASSASAPPPRARIQLAKEAEPPIVAPKPPASVINPKKGFRWGTLFWSAAGGLVTLAFWLWVSKLIEDLFAQSQTLGTVGMVLALLAAGSLAIIVGREAFGLIRLARIEQLHARAAKVLETDNRAEAQAIIRELLKFEHPNPQLARGRATLEKHIDDIIDGADLIRLAERELMTPLDLEARVMISKAAQRVSLVTAISPKALIDVLFVAIVATRLIGQLARLYGGRPGALGMFKLMRQTISHLAVTGGIALSDSVMQSVLGHGLASRLSAKLGEGVVNGMLTARLGLAAIDLTRPLPFDALSRPVLGDLVKDLLKKREKDE, from the coding sequence ATGACCGAGCGGGTGCCTCCCCGAAGGCCGGCGACCTTCAAGCTCACCGATCCGAGCGTTGTGCTGATCGATTCCGACGAGAGCGGCAGCAGCCGCCCCGCCGCGCAGGCGAGCGCGACGGCGTCGTCGACGGCGTCAGCGGCGTCGTCGGCCTCGGCGCCGCCGCCGCGCGCGCGGATCCAGCTCGCCAAGGAAGCCGAGCCGCCGATCGTCGCGCCGAAACCGCCGGCCAGCGTCATCAATCCGAAGAAGGGTTTCCGCTGGGGCACGCTGTTCTGGTCAGCCGCGGGCGGGCTGGTGACGCTGGCGTTCTGGCTGTGGGTCAGCAAGCTGATCGAGGATCTGTTCGCGCAGAGCCAGACGCTCGGCACCGTCGGCATGGTGCTGGCGCTGCTCGCCGCCGGCTCGCTCGCGATCATCGTCGGCCGCGAGGCATTCGGGTTGATCCGGCTGGCGCGGATCGAGCAGTTGCACGCCCGGGCCGCGAAGGTGCTCGAAACCGACAACCGCGCCGAGGCGCAGGCGATCATCCGCGAATTGCTGAAATTCGAGCACCCCAATCCGCAACTCGCGCGCGGCCGTGCGACGCTGGAAAAGCACATCGACGACATCATCGACGGCGCCGATCTGATCAGGCTCGCCGAGCGCGAATTGATGACGCCGCTCGACCTCGAAGCGCGGGTGATGATCTCGAAGGCGGCGCAGCGCGTCTCGCTGGTGACTGCGATCAGCCCGAAGGCGCTGATCGACGTGCTGTTCGTGGCGATCGTCGCCACCCGGCTGATCGGCCAGCTCGCGCGGCTGTACGGCGGCCGCCCCGGCGCGCTCGGCATGTTCAAGCTGATGCGGCAGACGATATCGCACCTCGCCGTCACCGGCGGCATCGCGCTCAGCGACAGCGTGATGCAATCCGTGCTCGGCCACGGCCTCGCCTCGCGGCTGTCGGCCAAGCTCGGCGAAGGCGTCGTCAACGGCATGCTGACCGCCCGCCTCGGCCTCGCCGCGATCGACCTGACGCGGCCGCTCCCGTTCGACGCCCTGTCCCGCCCGGTGCTCGGCGATCTGGTCAAGGATCTGCTGAAGAAGCGCGAGAAGGACGAGTAG
- the mdlC gene encoding benzoylformate decarboxylase, with translation MPKKPKPSAAVSTVKSATLDLLRAFKIDKVFGNPGSTELPFLSDWPDDIDYVLALQEASAMAMADGYAQATRNAGFVNLHSAAGVGNALGNIYTAFKNQTPLLITAGQQARSLLPLQAFLGAERASEFPRPYVKYSIEPARAEDVPAAIARAYYVAMQPPCGPTFVSVPIDDWARPAQPVPLRNVTRELGPERAAMQALAEALAEAKKPALVVGPAIDRAAAVDLMVRLAERANAPVFVSPFSARCSFPERHPLFAGFLPASPGQLSEAIGAYDVVVVIGAPVFTFHVEGRASIFDGATSLFQITDDAEAASVTPLGTSIIATMKPALSLLLELLPETQCAAPPARALPPAPAAADPMPAEFLLDALSKAMPAGTMLVEEAPSHRLAMQKFMPMRGQDSFATMASGGLGWSLPAAVGFALAHPERRTVCLIGDGSAMYSIQALWTAAERKLPLTVVVLNNGGYGAMRSFSQVMQVRDVPGLELPGIDYVQLAQSMGCVAERVSRCEDLAPVLARALAHDGVFVVEATLDSAVPLLYAKNG, from the coding sequence TTGCCGAAGAAGCCGAAGCCGAGCGCTGCCGTCAGCACCGTCAAATCCGCCACGCTCGATCTGCTCCGCGCGTTCAAGATCGACAAGGTGTTCGGCAATCCCGGCTCCACCGAGCTGCCGTTCCTCAGCGACTGGCCGGACGACATCGACTACGTACTGGCGCTGCAGGAGGCGAGCGCGATGGCGATGGCCGACGGCTACGCGCAGGCGACGCGCAACGCCGGCTTCGTCAATCTGCATTCAGCCGCCGGCGTCGGCAACGCGCTCGGCAACATCTACACCGCGTTCAAGAACCAGACGCCGCTGCTGATCACCGCCGGCCAGCAGGCGCGCAGCCTGCTGCCGTTACAGGCGTTTCTCGGCGCCGAACGCGCATCCGAATTTCCGCGGCCTTACGTGAAATACAGCATCGAGCCGGCGCGCGCCGAGGACGTGCCGGCGGCGATCGCCCGCGCCTATTATGTGGCGATGCAGCCGCCGTGCGGGCCGACCTTCGTGTCGGTGCCGATCGACGACTGGGCGCGGCCCGCGCAGCCGGTTCCGCTGCGCAACGTGACGCGCGAACTCGGCCCGGAGCGCGCGGCGATGCAGGCGCTGGCGGAGGCGCTGGCGGAGGCGAAGAAGCCCGCCCTGGTGGTCGGCCCCGCGATCGATCGCGCCGCCGCGGTCGATTTGATGGTGCGCCTCGCCGAGCGCGCCAACGCGCCGGTGTTCGTCAGTCCGTTCTCGGCGCGCTGCAGTTTCCCGGAGCGGCATCCGCTGTTCGCCGGCTTCCTGCCCGCCTCGCCGGGGCAACTCTCCGAAGCCATCGGCGCCTACGACGTCGTGGTGGTGATCGGCGCACCGGTGTTCACCTTCCATGTCGAAGGCCGCGCGTCGATCTTCGACGGCGCAACGTCGCTGTTCCAGATCACCGACGACGCCGAGGCCGCGTCGGTGACGCCGCTCGGCACCAGCATCATCGCCACCATGAAGCCGGCATTATCGCTGCTGCTGGAGTTGTTACCAGAGACCCAATGCGCGGCGCCGCCGGCACGGGCGCTGCCGCCAGCGCCTGCCGCGGCCGATCCGATGCCGGCCGAATTTCTGCTCGATGCGTTGAGCAAGGCGATGCCGGCCGGCACGATGCTGGTCGAGGAAGCGCCGTCGCATCGGCTGGCGATGCAGAAATTCATGCCGATGCGCGGCCAGGACAGTTTCGCCACGATGGCGAGCGGCGGCCTCGGCTGGTCGCTGCCGGCCGCGGTCGGCTTCGCGCTGGCGCATCCGGAGCGCCGCACCGTGTGCCTGATCGGCGACGGCTCGGCGATGTATTCGATCCAGGCGCTGTGGACTGCGGCAGAGCGCAAGCTGCCGCTGACCGTGGTGGTGCTGAACAATGGCGGCTACGGCGCGATGCGCTCGTTCAGCCAGGTGATGCAGGTCCGCGACGTGCCCGGGCTGGAGCTGCCCGGGATCGACTACGTCCAGCTCGCGCAGTCGATGGGCTGTGTCGCCGAACGCGTGTCACGCTGTGAGGACCTCGCGCCGGTGCTCGCCCGCGCGCTGGCGCATGACGGCGTGTTCGTGGTCGAGGCGACGCTGGATAGCGCGGTGCCGCTGCTGTACGCGAAGAACGGGTAG
- a CDS encoding FAS1-like dehydratase domain-containing protein, whose translation MTDALDIDHLRQWIGRSEQAADTVTAQLVRGLRATLFLDIGKPAAGDAAPFTAHWCLGQPVYPMDMLGPDGHPTRGGFLPPVPLPRRMWAGGELTFIDPLKVGDEVTRTSTIGDVTIKQGSTGTLCFVTVHHEITTPRGIAIRDRQDIVYRDVPPPSATPAAPAKPATAPPAAQHRESHLADPVLLFRYSALTFNGHRIHYDRDYVTKVEGYPGLIVHGPMQAALLVEFAAKLKGAAPKTFSYRGVQPLFDGAEFSVNANETATGLELWTANADGVPTMKGTASW comes from the coding sequence ATGACTGACGCGCTCGACATCGATCACCTGCGGCAATGGATCGGCCGCAGCGAACAGGCCGCCGACACCGTCACGGCGCAGCTCGTCCGCGGCCTGCGCGCGACGCTGTTTCTCGACATCGGCAAGCCCGCGGCGGGCGACGCGGCACCTTTCACCGCGCATTGGTGCCTCGGCCAGCCGGTGTATCCGATGGACATGCTCGGCCCCGACGGCCACCCGACCCGCGGCGGCTTCCTGCCGCCGGTGCCGCTGCCGCGCCGGATGTGGGCGGGCGGCGAGCTGACCTTCATCGATCCGCTGAAGGTCGGCGACGAGGTGACGCGAACCTCGACGATCGGCGACGTGACGATCAAGCAGGGCTCGACCGGCACGCTGTGCTTCGTCACCGTCCATCACGAGATCACCACCCCGCGCGGCATCGCGATCCGCGACCGCCAGGACATCGTCTATCGCGACGTGCCGCCGCCCTCCGCCACACCGGCGGCCCCGGCCAAGCCCGCCACCGCGCCGCCGGCCGCGCAGCATCGCGAGAGCCATCTCGCCGATCCGGTGCTGCTGTTTCGTTATTCCGCGCTGACCTTCAACGGCCACCGCATCCATTACGACCGCGACTACGTCACCAAGGTCGAGGGCTATCCCGGCCTGATCGTCCACGGCCCGATGCAGGCCGCACTGCTGGTCGAATTCGCCGCGAAGCTGAAAGGCGCAGCGCCGAAGACGTTCTCCTATCGCGGCGTGCAGCCGCTGTTCGACGGCGCGGAATTTTCGGTCAACGCCAACGAGACGGCGACCGGCCTCGAATTGTGGACCGCGAATGCCGACGGCGTGCCGACGATGAAGGGCACCGCGAGCTGGTAG
- a CDS encoding SDR family oxidoreductase gives MQVAGKVVVVTGGGNGIGQAMCEAFAKAGAAKVVVADLDEARAEAVAAAIGGAAFKCDVAKESDIKHVIDETERRFGPIALFCSNAGIGGGFDPLSENAGGASDEPFMNSWMIHVMAHVYAARHLVPLYRARGGGYFLNTISAAGLLSQVGSPAYSATKHGAVGFAENLAISHKAHNIKVSILCPQGVDTNMLRGLPKGPQSADGDLSPEQVAQDVIEGLAEESFLILPHKQVIDYMRKKTENYDRWIGGMAKIQAKLRETFGAKG, from the coding sequence ATGCAGGTTGCGGGCAAGGTCGTCGTCGTCACCGGCGGCGGCAATGGAATCGGTCAGGCGATGTGCGAGGCCTTTGCCAAGGCCGGCGCCGCCAAGGTCGTGGTCGCCGATCTCGATGAGGCCCGCGCCGAGGCGGTGGCCGCCGCGATCGGCGGCGCGGCGTTCAAATGCGACGTCGCGAAAGAATCCGACATCAAGCACGTGATCGACGAGACCGAGCGGCGCTTCGGCCCGATCGCGCTGTTCTGCTCCAATGCGGGGATCGGCGGCGGCTTCGATCCGCTGTCGGAGAATGCCGGCGGCGCGTCCGACGAGCCGTTCATGAACAGCTGGATGATCCACGTGATGGCGCATGTCTATGCCGCACGGCATCTGGTGCCGCTCTACAGAGCGCGCGGCGGCGGCTATTTCCTCAACACGATTTCGGCGGCGGGCCTGTTGTCGCAGGTCGGCAGCCCGGCCTATTCGGCGACCAAGCACGGCGCGGTGGGCTTCGCCGAAAATCTCGCGATCTCGCACAAGGCGCACAACATCAAGGTCTCGATCCTGTGCCCGCAGGGCGTCGACACCAACATGCTGCGCGGGCTGCCGAAGGGCCCGCAATCCGCCGACGGCGATCTCAGCCCCGAGCAGGTCGCGCAGGACGTGATCGAGGGGCTCGCCGAAGAGAGCTTCCTGATCCTACCGCACAAGCAGGTGATCGACTACATGCGCAAGAAGACCGAGAACTACGACCGCTGGATCGGCGGCATGGCCAAGATCCAGGCGAAATTGCGCGAGACGTTCGGCGCGAAGGGGTAG